The Camelus ferus isolate YT-003-E chromosome 4, BCGSAC_Cfer_1.0, whole genome shotgun sequence genome has a segment encoding these proteins:
- the TXN gene encoding thioredoxin, protein MVKQIESKYAFQEALNSAGDKLVVVDFSATWCGPCKMIKPFFHSLSEKYSNVVFLEVDVDDCQDVASECEVKCMPTFQFFKKGQKVGEFSGANKEKLEATINELI, encoded by the exons ATGGTGAAGCAGATTGAGAGCAAG TATGCTTTTCAGGAAGCCTTGAACAGTGCGGGAGATAAGCTGGTGGTAGTCGACTTCTCGGCCACGTGGTGCGGGCCCTGCAAAATGATCAAGCCTTTCTTCCAC tCTCTCTCTGAAAAGTATTCCAACGTGGTGTTCCTTGAAGTAGACGTGGATGACTGTCAG GACGTTGCTTCAGAGTGTGAAGTTAAATGCATGCCAAccttccagttttttaaaaagggacaaaAG GTGGGCGAATTTTCTGGCGCTAATAAGGAAAAACTTGAAGCCACCATTAATGAATTAATCTAA